One stretch of Arachis duranensis cultivar V14167 chromosome 1, aradu.V14167.gnm2.J7QH, whole genome shotgun sequence DNA includes these proteins:
- the LOC107488661 gene encoding uncharacterized protein LOC107488661, translating into MKDILSHKNDWRETETVFLTKECSAIIQNSLPEKVKDLGSFMILCTLCNACTRTTLCDLGASIKLIPASLIKKLCLIEKVKPTCICLQLADGSIKIPSGVIEDMIVRVGPFAFPTDFVVLDMEGHKSASLILGRLFLVTGRTFIDVEKGEVTLRVNEKKFILNVVKAMQHQDTLKECMSIDVVDSLVKEVNMAESLKEGLNDILTDEQPDLEDPLEIPKEKEKSPKLELKPLPSFLKYAFLGDGDTYPTASWFANIVNYKAIRFIPKEFNRKQALKLMHDAKY; encoded by the exons atgaaGGACATTTTGAGTCATAAGAATGATTGGAGAGAGACAGAAACAGTTTTCCTCACTAAAGAGTGCAGTGCAATAATTCAAAATAGCTTACCAGAGAAGGTTAAGGACcttggaagctttatgatactaTGCACTCTATGTAATGCTTGTACAAGGACAactctatgtgaccttggagcaagcatcaaacTAATACCTGCTTCATTAATAAAGAAGCTTTGCTTGATTGAGAAAGTCAAACCAACCTGCATAtgccttcaacttgctgatggttctATTAAGATACCATCAGGAGTAAtcgaagacatgattgtcaggGTTGGACCCTTTGcttttcccactgactttgtggtgttgGACATGGAAGGGCACAAGAGTGCATCCCTGATTCTAGGGAGACTCTTCCTAGTTACAGGACGAACCTTCattgatgttgaaaaaggggaagtaacccttaGAGTTAATGAGAAAAAGTTCATATTGAATGTTGtaaaagccatgcagcatcaAGACACCCTAAAGGAATGCATGAGCATTGACGTTGTTGATTCCCTAGTGAAAGAAGTAAAcatggctgagagtctcaaGGAAGGGCTGAATGACATCCTTACTGATGAACAGCCTGACTTAGAGGATCCTTTGGAAATTCCTAAGGAAAAGGAGAAGTCTCCAAAGCTTGAGCTCAAGCCATTACCATCTttcctgaaatatgcatttctgggagatgGAGATACTTAtcct ACAGCATCGTGGTTTGCAAACATTGTAAATTACAAGGCTATAAGGTTCATTCCCAAGGAGTTTAACAGGAAGCAAGCCCTGAAACTCATGCATGATGCAAAGTATTAG
- the LOC107488955 gene encoding protein JINGUBANG-like, which yields MNDHHFVTSLKTLTPHITCMAVHRNLLYAASLNLINVFDFSHYYSHVDAFNDTNPSSGFVKSITFTATKVFTAHQDRKIRIWFITSSKRHRFLSSLPTVKDCIRRCIVPRNYVSVRRHRRSLWIQHCDTVSGLALNKGLMYSVSWDKSLKVWDLNGYRCLESVKAAHEDAINAVVVATDGTVYTASADGCIKVWERDDKVKRHVLVSTVGKKRSAVNALALSDGGDLFSGGCDGGICRWERKCSANKGNDIVLVERLRGHGGAILCMISVCGLLVSGSSDRTVRIWQREKENSGFCCRLVLEGHEKPVKSLVAFSKGEEGDDESNGVVTILSGSLDGDIRVWEVFGLA from the coding sequence ATGAACGACCACCATTTTGTTACTTCTCTCAAAACCCTAACCCCACACATCACATGCATGGCGGTGCACCGTAACCTACTCTATGCCGCATCCCTAAACCTCATCAACGTCTTCGACTTCTCTCACTACTACAGCCACGTCGACGCCTTCAACGACACCAACCCGTCCTCCGGTTTCGTCAAATCCATAACCTTCACCGCCACAAAAGTCTTCACCGCACACCAAGATCGAAAGATTCGAATCTGGTTCATCACCTCCTCAAAACGACACCGTTTCCTGTCTTCCCTTCCAACCGTTAAAGACTGCATTCGCCGCTGCATCGTTCCGAGAAACTACGTCAGCGTCCGACGCCACCGTAGGAGCCTCTGGATCCAGCATTGCGACACCGTTTCGGGCTTGGCACTGAACAAAGGCCTCATGTATTCGGTTTCTTGGGACAAGAGCCTCAAGGTTTGGGACTTAAACGGTTACCGGTGTTTGGAGTCCGTTAAGGCGGCGCATGAGGACGCTATTAACGCCGTCGTGGTTGCAACTGACGGAACCGTTTACACGGCTTCGGCGGATGGGTGCATTAAGGTTTGGGAGAGGGATGATAAGGTGAAACGCCACGTGCTCGTGAGCACCGTGGGGAAGAAGAGATCGGCGGTTAATGCGCTTGCATTATCGGACGGTGGGGATTTGTTTTCCGGGGGATGCGATGGCGGGATCTGTAGGTGGGAGAGGAAGTGTAGTGCAAACAAGGGAAACGACATCGTTTTGGTGGAGAGGTTGAGGGGTCACGGTGGGGCCATTTTGTGTATGATCAGCGTATGTGGTTTGTTGGTAAGTGGGTCATCGGATCGGACGGTCAGGATTTGGCAGAGGGAAAAGGAGAATAGTGGGTTCTGTTGCAGGCTTGTTTTGGAAGGGCACGAGAAACCGGTGAAGTCGTTGGTTGCGTTCTCGAagggtgaagaaggtgatgatgagTCAAACGGTGTCGTTACGATCTTAAGTGGAAGCCTTGATGGGGATATTAGGGTGTGGGAGGTGTTTGGTTTGGCTTGA